A region of Spiribacter roseus DNA encodes the following proteins:
- the pheA gene encoding prephenate dehydratase yields MNDETLKRIRARIDGIDDQILALINERAAAAAEVAGAKQAAGESADFYRPAREAEVLRRLRDANPGPLNDGDVTRLFREIMSSCLALQRPLTVAFLGPEGTFTQEAALKHFGHSVDSRPMDNIDAVFREVESGEAAYGVVPVENSTEGMVTHTLDRLPSSPLQIVGEVEMPVVHSLATRAADVAGIQRVYSHSQGLAQCRSWLDRHLPAVDRIPVASTAEAARLASLDDSAAAIASEAAAERYELPILQAAMQDGSRNATRFLVLGRESPEPTGEDKTSLVIARENRPGGLAGLLAPLARYGLNMTRLESRPSPEGMWEYVFFVDLLGHAEDPDLKRALGEMQKLASLLKVLGSYPRSVV; encoded by the coding sequence GTGAACGACGAAACGCTGAAGCGCATCCGGGCGCGCATTGACGGCATTGATGACCAGATCCTGGCGCTGATCAATGAGCGGGCCGCGGCGGCGGCCGAGGTGGCCGGTGCCAAGCAGGCCGCCGGCGAGTCGGCGGATTTCTACCGTCCGGCGCGCGAGGCGGAAGTCCTGCGGCGGCTCCGCGATGCCAACCCCGGGCCGCTCAACGATGGCGACGTCACGCGTCTGTTCCGCGAGATCATGTCCTCGTGCCTGGCCCTGCAGCGTCCCCTGACCGTGGCCTTTCTGGGGCCTGAGGGCACCTTCACCCAGGAGGCGGCCCTCAAGCACTTCGGCCACTCCGTCGACAGCCGGCCCATGGACAACATCGATGCGGTGTTCCGCGAGGTTGAGTCGGGGGAAGCCGCCTATGGCGTCGTGCCGGTGGAAAACTCCACCGAGGGCATGGTCACCCACACCCTCGACCGACTGCCGTCCTCGCCGCTGCAGATCGTCGGCGAGGTGGAGATGCCGGTGGTGCACAGCCTCGCCACCCGTGCCGCCGATGTCGCCGGCATCCAGCGTGTCTACTCCCACAGCCAGGGGCTTGCCCAGTGCCGGTCATGGCTCGATCGCCACCTGCCGGCGGTGGATCGCATCCCGGTGGCAAGCACCGCCGAGGCGGCGCGGCTGGCCAGCCTCGATGACAGCGCGGCGGCCATCGCCTCCGAGGCGGCCGCTGAGCGTTACGAGCTGCCCATCCTGCAGGCGGCCATGCAGGACGGATCGCGTAACGCGACGCGGTTTCTGGTGCTGGGCCGCGAGAGCCCGGAACCCACCGGCGAGGACAAGACCTCACTGGTCATCGCCCGGGAAAACCGCCCCGGCGGACTGGCGGGGCTGCTCGCGCCGCTGGCGCGGTACGGGCTGAACATGACCCGGCTCGAATCCCGGCCATCGCCGGAGGGCATGTGGGAGTACGTGTTCTTCGTCGATCTGCTGGGGCATGCCGAGGATCCCGATCTCAAGCGCGCGCTGGGCGAGATGCAGAAACTCGCCAGTCTGCTCAAGGTGCTGGGTTCGTATCCGCGCTCGGTGGTCTAG
- a CDS encoding prephenate dehydrogenase: MNTEPQRICLVGVGLIAGSLGLALKRAGVTERITGLGRDPQRLARARAVGAIDHATTDPAEALADAELLVLGVPLGATATVIRDLKPHLRDDLVITDVGSAKGCVVDDLRTVLGGLPAGFVPGHPIAGTEHSGVEAAFAELFDGRRVIITPLESSAGAAVSAVDWLWRQAGAEVTAMSVAHHDRMLAITSHLPHLLAFGLVDMLAQDPDHEEILGYAAGGFRDFTRIASSDPVMWRDICLGNRDAVLEALGHFRRDLEQLTEKVEAADGAGLEGVFRRAKATRDAHKHGFER, from the coding sequence TTGAATACCGAGCCACAACGGATCTGTCTGGTCGGCGTCGGCCTGATCGCCGGGTCGCTCGGGCTGGCGCTCAAGCGCGCTGGCGTCACCGAGCGGATCACCGGCCTTGGGCGCGATCCGCAGCGTCTGGCCCGGGCCCGGGCCGTCGGCGCCATCGACCACGCCACCACCGACCCGGCCGAGGCCCTGGCCGACGCCGAACTGCTGGTGCTGGGGGTGCCCCTGGGTGCCACCGCGACGGTGATACGCGACCTCAAACCCCATCTACGCGATGACCTGGTGATCACCGACGTGGGCAGCGCCAAGGGCTGTGTCGTCGACGACCTGCGCACCGTCCTCGGCGGGCTGCCTGCGGGGTTCGTGCCGGGTCATCCCATCGCCGGCACCGAGCATAGCGGCGTCGAGGCGGCATTCGCCGAGCTGTTCGATGGCCGCCGGGTCATCATTACGCCGTTGGAATCCAGTGCCGGGGCGGCGGTCAGCGCCGTCGACTGGCTCTGGCGCCAGGCCGGCGCCGAGGTGACGGCCATGTCGGTCGCCCACCACGACCGGATGCTGGCGATCACCTCGCACCTGCCGCACCTGCTCGCCTTCGGCCTGGTGGATATGCTGGCCCAGGACCCGGACCATGAGGAGATCCTCGGCTACGCCGCCGGTGGATTCCGTGACTTCACCCGCATCGCGTCCAGCGACCCGGTGATGTGGCGGGACATCTGTCTGGGTAATCGTGACGCGGTGCTCGAGGCGCTGGGCCATTTCCGCCGCGACCTCGAACAGCTGACCGAAAAAGTCGAGGCGGCCGATGGCGCCGGGCTTGAAGGGGTGTTCCGCCGCGCCAAGGCGACCCGCGACGCCCACAAACATGGATTTGAGCGCTGA
- the aroA gene encoding 3-phosphoshikimate 1-carboxyvinyltransferase: MTEKTERRFIVEPGGALSGTLQVPGDKSISHRAVMLGAIAEGETTVSGFLDGDDAMATLAAMRALGVAIDGPEQGRLRIQGVGLRGLQAAAGALDLGNSGTSMRLLAGLLAGQRFASRLVGDRSLMKRPMRRVTEPLARMGASIHTEPSGTAPLVIEPVAALEGIDYPLPVASAQVKSALLLAGLYASGETRVTEPAVTRDHTERMLEAFGADVRVAGSQVSVRGGDSLQGGAVVVPGDISSAAFFLVGASIAGTGPLTLTNVGLNPTRTGVIDILRRMGARIHVECERSGAGEPVATVTVEPSRLQGIAIPPDRVPLAIDEFPALFIAAACAEGETTLTGAEELRVKESDRIAVMADGLGALGIQAEPTPDGIRIVGGPVRGGHIQARGDHRIAMAFAMAGLVADAPITIDGCSEVDTSFPGFVDRAREAGLRIRSEEGGA; the protein is encoded by the coding sequence ATGACGGAAAAGACCGAACGCCGGTTCATCGTGGAGCCGGGCGGGGCCCTGAGCGGCACGTTGCAGGTTCCCGGCGACAAGTCGATCTCGCACCGCGCGGTCATGCTCGGCGCCATCGCTGAGGGCGAGACCACCGTCAGCGGCTTTCTGGACGGGGATGACGCCATGGCCACCCTCGCCGCGATGCGCGCCCTGGGGGTCGCCATCGACGGGCCCGAACAGGGGCGGCTGCGTATTCAGGGGGTCGGATTGCGGGGGCTGCAGGCCGCCGCCGGGGCGCTGGATCTGGGCAACTCGGGCACCTCCATGCGGCTGCTCGCCGGGCTGTTGGCCGGCCAGCGGTTTGCCAGCCGACTGGTGGGGGATCGCTCGCTGATGAAACGGCCCATGCGCCGGGTGACTGAACCGCTGGCGCGGATGGGGGCGAGCATCCACACCGAGCCCAGCGGGACCGCCCCGTTGGTGATCGAGCCGGTGGCCGCCCTCGAGGGCATCGACTACCCACTGCCGGTGGCAAGCGCCCAGGTCAAATCCGCGCTGCTGCTGGCCGGGCTGTACGCGAGCGGCGAGACCCGCGTCACCGAGCCCGCCGTCACCCGTGACCACACCGAGCGGATGCTCGAGGCCTTCGGCGCGGATGTCCGCGTGGCCGGGTCGCAGGTCAGCGTGCGCGGGGGCGACAGCCTGCAGGGCGGCGCGGTCGTGGTCCCCGGCGATATCTCCTCGGCGGCCTTCTTCCTGGTCGGCGCGTCGATTGCCGGGACGGGGCCGCTGACACTGACCAACGTCGGGCTCAATCCCACCCGCACCGGCGTCATCGACATCCTCCGGCGCATGGGGGCGCGGATCCACGTCGAGTGCGAGCGCAGCGGTGCCGGCGAACCGGTGGCCACGGTGACCGTTGAACCGTCGCGGCTGCAGGGCATCGCGATCCCGCCCGACCGCGTGCCGCTGGCGATCGACGAGTTCCCGGCCCTGTTCATCGCGGCGGCCTGCGCCGAGGGTGAGACCACACTGACCGGGGCCGAGGAGCTGCGGGTCAAGGAAAGTGACCGCATCGCGGTCATGGCCGATGGGCTCGGTGCGCTCGGCATCCAGGCCGAGCCGACGCCCGACGGGATCCGCATTGTCGGCGGTCCGGTGCGTGGCGGTCACATCCAGGCCCGGGGCGATCATCGCATCGCCATGGCCTTTGCCATGGCCGGACTGGTGGCGGATGCGCCGATCACCATCGATGGCTGCAGCGAGGTGGATACGTCGTTTCCCGGGTTCGTCGACCGCGCCCGCGAGGCGGGCCTGCGGATCCGCAGCGAGGAGGGAGGGGCATGA
- the cmk gene encoding (d)CMP kinase, with protein sequence MTEHSAVITIDGPGGAGKGTIARALAQRLGFHLLDSGAIYRLLALASLRDGIAPDDLAGLTRRAEQLDIDFRTDGEHAGEAVLDGQPVANAIRDEACGERASVLAALPPVREALKARQRAFRQPPGLVADGRDMGTVIFPDAPVKIFLTASAEERARRRHKQLMEQGVTASLDDLLTELKARDARDSQRQTAPLRPAEDAVTVDTTGASIDTVVQTVMEQARACLQ encoded by the coding sequence ATGACGGAGCATTCCGCGGTCATCACCATCGACGGCCCCGGCGGTGCCGGCAAGGGCACGATCGCCCGGGCGCTCGCGCAACGGCTGGGTTTTCATCTCCTCGACAGTGGGGCCATCTATCGGCTGCTGGCACTGGCGTCGCTGCGGGACGGGATCGCACCGGACGATCTGGCGGGCCTGACCCGGCGCGCCGAACAGCTGGACATCGATTTCCGGACCGACGGCGAGCACGCGGGGGAGGCCGTACTTGACGGCCAGCCCGTGGCCAACGCCATCCGCGATGAGGCCTGCGGCGAGCGCGCCTCGGTGCTGGCCGCGCTGCCACCGGTGCGCGAGGCACTCAAGGCACGCCAGCGGGCGTTCCGCCAGCCCCCCGGACTGGTCGCCGACGGGCGCGATATGGGGACCGTCATCTTCCCCGATGCACCGGTCAAGATCTTCCTGACCGCGAGTGCCGAGGAGCGGGCGCGCCGGCGGCATAAGCAGTTGATGGAACAGGGTGTTACTGCTAGTCTCGACGATCTTCTGACAGAGCTGAAGGCTCGTGACGCCCGCGATTCGCAGCGTCAGACGGCGCCGCTCAGACCGGCAGAAGACGCGGTCACCGTGGATACGACCGGGGCGTCGATCGACACGGTGGTCCAGACAGTGATGGAGCAGGCCAGGGCCTGTCTCCAGTAG
- the rpsA gene encoding 30S ribosomal protein S1 — MSESFAELFEESLVQTDMRPGSIVTAQVVAIDGEDVVVNAGLKSEAVIPLRQFTNENGEVEVSVGDEVEVALDAVEDGSGETRLSREKAKRARAWRVLEAAYENSETVNGQISGKVKGGFTVDLGHIRAFLPGSLVDIRPVRDTTYLEGKDLEFKVIKLDARRNNVVVSRRAVVEEEYSAEREALLEKLQEGQSIKGIVKNLTDYGAFVDLGGIDGLLHITDMAWRRVKHPSEVVDVGQEIEVKVLKFDRERNRVSLGLKQLGEDPWEAIARRYPESSRVVGKVTNITDYGAFVEIEEGVEGLVHVSEMDWTNKNVNPAKMVSVGDEVEVMILDIDEERRRISLGMKQCQPNPWDEFAATRNKGDRVTGTIKSITDFGIFVGLEGGIDGLVHLSDLSWSDAGEEAIRDFQKGEEVEAVVLSVDPERERISLGVKQLAQDPVSQWVANHPKGTVVTGTASEVDAKGVVVDLDEEVQGYVRAADLAQERTDDARSLVSQGDEVEAKVMAVDRRNRMISLSVRAKDQQDEREALEGFGSTGAAGTTTLGDLLKEQMGDRGNDS, encoded by the coding sequence ATGAGCGAAAGCTTTGCAGAACTTTTCGAAGAGAGCCTTGTACAGACCGATATGCGGCCGGGCTCCATTGTCACCGCCCAGGTGGTCGCCATCGACGGCGAGGACGTTGTTGTCAATGCGGGACTGAAGTCCGAGGCGGTCATCCCGCTTCGTCAGTTCACCAATGAAAACGGCGAAGTCGAAGTCAGCGTCGGTGACGAGGTGGAAGTCGCCCTCGACGCGGTCGAAGACGGGAGTGGCGAAACGCGCCTGTCCCGCGAGAAGGCCAAGCGCGCCCGCGCCTGGCGGGTACTCGAGGCGGCCTACGAGAACAGCGAGACCGTCAACGGTCAGATCAGCGGCAAGGTCAAGGGCGGGTTTACCGTCGATCTCGGGCATATCCGCGCCTTCCTGCCGGGCTCGCTCGTGGACATCCGGCCGGTGCGCGACACCACGTATCTCGAGGGCAAGGATCTCGAGTTCAAGGTGATCAAGCTCGACGCCCGCCGCAACAACGTGGTCGTGTCGCGCCGTGCGGTGGTCGAGGAAGAGTACAGCGCCGAGCGTGAAGCGCTGCTCGAAAAGCTCCAGGAAGGCCAGTCCATCAAGGGCATCGTCAAGAACCTCACGGACTACGGCGCATTCGTCGATCTGGGGGGCATCGATGGCCTGCTGCATATCACCGATATGGCCTGGCGTCGCGTCAAGCACCCGTCCGAGGTGGTGGACGTCGGCCAGGAGATCGAGGTCAAGGTCCTCAAGTTCGACCGCGAGCGCAACCGCGTCTCGCTGGGCCTCAAGCAGCTGGGCGAGGATCCGTGGGAGGCCATCGCGCGCCGCTACCCGGAAAGCAGCCGGGTGGTGGGCAAGGTCACCAACATCACCGATTACGGTGCGTTCGTCGAGATCGAAGAGGGCGTCGAGGGCCTGGTCCACGTCTCCGAGATGGACTGGACCAACAAGAACGTCAACCCGGCCAAGATGGTGTCGGTGGGCGACGAGGTCGAGGTGATGATCCTCGACATCGACGAGGAGCGCCGCCGTATCTCGCTGGGCATGAAGCAGTGCCAGCCCAACCCGTGGGATGAGTTCGCCGCCACCCGCAACAAGGGTGACCGTGTGACCGGTACCATCAAGTCGATCACCGACTTCGGTATCTTTGTGGGGCTCGAGGGTGGCATCGATGGTCTGGTGCACCTCTCGGACCTGTCCTGGAGCGACGCCGGCGAGGAGGCGATCCGCGACTTCCAGAAGGGCGAAGAGGTCGAGGCGGTCGTGCTGTCGGTGGACCCGGAGCGCGAGCGCATCAGCCTCGGCGTCAAGCAGCTGGCGCAGGATCCGGTGTCGCAGTGGGTGGCCAACCATCCCAAGGGCACCGTGGTCACCGGGACGGCCAGCGAAGTCGACGCCAAGGGCGTGGTCGTGGATCTCGACGAAGAGGTGCAGGGCTATGTCCGCGCCGCCGATCTGGCACAGGAGCGCACCGACGACGCGCGCTCGCTGGTCAGCCAGGGCGACGAGGTCGAGGCGAAGGTGATGGCGGTCGACCGGCGCAATCGCATGATCAGCCTGTCGGTCCGGGCCAAGGACCAGCAGGATGAGCGTGAGGCGCTTGAAGGCTTTGGCAGCACCGGCGCGGCCGGTACGACGACGCTGGGCGATCTGCTCAAGGAGCAGATGGGTGACCGCGGCAACGACAGCTGA
- a CDS encoding integration host factor subunit beta produces the protein MTKSELIDRIAGQQQQLAQRDVELAVKTLLEQMSESLAGGERIEIRGFGSFALHHRPPRIGRNPRTGEPVSLPGKYVPHFKPGKAMRQRVDESGRRSAGEDA, from the coding sequence ATGACCAAGTCCGAACTGATTGACCGGATTGCTGGCCAGCAACAGCAACTCGCTCAGCGGGATGTCGAGCTGGCCGTCAAGACGCTGCTCGAGCAGATGAGTGAATCCCTCGCCGGCGGCGAGCGTATCGAGATCCGCGGGTTCGGGAGTTTCGCTCTCCACCATCGCCCGCCCCGCATCGGCCGTAATCCGCGCACGGGAGAGCCGGTTTCCCTGCCCGGCAAGTATGTCCCGCACTTCAAGCCCGGCAAGGCGATGCGCCAGCGTGTCGATGAAAGTGGGCGGCGGTCCGCGGGGGAGGACGCATGA
- a CDS encoding LapA family protein: MKRLIVLLLALIVVALGLSFAMLNSEPITLDFYLGALSLPVSLWLVLALAVGVLLGLGSALGILTRQRWQLKRLRREAASSREEVSELRKLPLRTHN; encoded by the coding sequence ATGAAACGCCTGATCGTCCTGCTGCTGGCGCTCATCGTGGTGGCGCTGGGCCTGAGCTTTGCCATGCTCAACTCCGAGCCGATCACCCTTGATTTCTACCTCGGGGCGCTCTCGCTCCCGGTATCACTCTGGCTGGTGCTGGCCCTCGCGGTCGGTGTTCTGCTGGGCCTGGGCTCGGCATTGGGGATCCTCACCCGCCAGCGCTGGCAACTGAAACGGCTTCGGCGCGAGGCTGCCTCGTCGCGCGAAGAGGTCTCGGAACTACGCAAGTTGCCGCTCCGGACCCACAACTGA
- the lapB gene encoding lipopolysaccharide assembly protein LapB encodes MWQALWLLLPLAALSGWWIGHRSTRSGSPTPRLPADYFQGLNYLLNEQPDRAIEVFTRMVEVDSETVETHLTLGNLFRRRGEADRAVRIHQNLIARPSLAPEQRAAALLELGRDYLAAGLLDRAETLFIEAKEFPGFRVQSLQSLLEIYQQEGEWEAAIATAQRLQRADGRSLQTEMAQFACEQAERLRRQHGDPSAIRQILRRATHLDRNCVRASLLKADLERDEGRWRSAIKACQAVKHQDPDYIPEALPRLEAACLAINDRRGYRDELKRLLDRQPTVSVILNLSELIEADEGREAAVEFLATQLRERPSVRGLNRLIELNIQDDDMDPRRQRDLTVLRELFQALLADRLPYRCVSCGFEGRQLHWQCPSCRAWSTIKPRRGLEGE; translated from the coding sequence ATGTGGCAGGCGCTCTGGCTGCTGCTCCCGCTGGCAGCCCTGTCCGGTTGGTGGATCGGCCACCGGTCGACGCGGTCGGGATCACCCACTCCCCGCCTGCCGGCGGATTACTTCCAGGGCCTCAATTACCTGCTCAACGAACAGCCTGATCGGGCCATTGAAGTGTTCACCCGCATGGTCGAGGTGGATTCCGAGACCGTTGAGACGCACCTGACCCTGGGCAACCTGTTTCGCCGGCGGGGCGAGGCCGACCGGGCGGTGCGCATCCACCAGAACCTGATCGCGCGCCCCTCGCTGGCTCCCGAGCAGCGTGCGGCGGCGTTGCTGGAGCTGGGTCGTGACTATCTGGCTGCGGGCCTGCTGGATCGGGCCGAGACCCTTTTCATTGAGGCGAAGGAGTTCCCCGGGTTCCGGGTCCAGTCACTCCAGTCGCTGCTCGAGATCTATCAGCAGGAGGGCGAGTGGGAGGCGGCGATCGCGACCGCCCAACGGCTGCAGCGCGCCGACGGACGCAGCCTGCAGACGGAAATGGCGCAGTTTGCCTGCGAACAGGCCGAGCGCCTGCGCCGCCAGCATGGCGACCCGTCAGCCATTCGCCAGATCCTGCGCCGGGCCACCCATCTCGATCGCAACTGTGTGCGAGCGTCGCTGCTAAAGGCCGACCTGGAGCGGGATGAGGGGCGTTGGCGGTCGGCGATCAAGGCTTGCCAGGCCGTCAAACATCAGGATCCCGACTACATCCCGGAGGCGCTGCCGCGACTCGAGGCCGCCTGCCTGGCCATCAACGACCGCCGCGGCTATCGCGATGAGTTGAAGCGCCTGCTCGATCGCCAGCCCACGGTCTCAGTGATCCTAAATCTGAGCGAGCTGATCGAGGCCGACGAGGGGCGTGAGGCGGCCGTGGAGTTTCTCGCGACGCAGCTCCGCGAGCGCCCCTCGGTGCGCGGCCTCAATCGGCTGATCGAGCTCAATATCCAGGACGATGACATGGACCCGCGCCGCCAGCGTGATCTGACGGTCCTGCGGGAGCTCTTCCAGGCCCTGCTCGCCGACCGGTTGCCGTACCGCTGCGTGAGCTGCGGGTTCGAGGGCCGTCAATTGCACTGGCAGTGCCCCAGCTGCCGCGCCTGGTCCACCATCAAGCCGCGTCGCGGACTGGAGGGAGAATGA
- the pyrF gene encoding orotidine-5'-phosphate decarboxylase — MNPAPSLIVALDYDDPAAARRLVDTLPVGRCRLKVGKTLFTRAGPALIEEWTRAGWEVFLDLKFHDIPNTVAGACRAAADLGVWMVNVHALGGPAMLAAARAALDARSGPAPLLTAVTVLTSHDQATLDAIGLRGTPADAVARLTGLATAAGLDGVVCSGEEAAAVRDQAGAGFRRVTPGVRPADAARGDQRRVLTPAGAIQAGATDLVVGRPITGAADPARAVETLVSEIQLTAGAMDGA, encoded by the coding sequence ATGAACCCTGCGCCAAGCCTGATCGTTGCGCTCGATTACGACGATCCCGCCGCCGCCCGCCGCCTGGTGGATACGCTGCCGGTCGGGCGGTGTCGTCTGAAAGTGGGCAAGACGCTGTTCACCCGGGCCGGTCCGGCGCTGATCGAGGAATGGACCCGCGCCGGTTGGGAGGTCTTCCTGGATCTGAAATTCCACGACATTCCCAACACGGTTGCCGGGGCCTGCCGGGCCGCGGCCGATCTGGGTGTCTGGATGGTCAACGTCCATGCCCTCGGCGGGCCGGCGATGCTGGCCGCGGCGCGGGCGGCGCTTGACGCGCGCTCGGGGCCGGCGCCACTGCTGACGGCGGTCACTGTGCTCACCAGCCACGACCAGGCCACCCTGGATGCCATTGGGCTGCGCGGGACACCCGCCGATGCGGTGGCCCGGCTCACGGGGCTGGCCACCGCCGCCGGTCTGGATGGTGTGGTCTGCTCCGGCGAAGAAGCCGCCGCGGTGCGGGACCAGGCCGGGGCGGGCTTTCGGCGGGTAACCCCCGGGGTGCGCCCGGCGGACGCGGCCCGGGGTGATCAGCGCCGGGTGCTGACGCCCGCCGGCGCAATCCAGGCCGGGGCGACGGATCTGGTGGTGGGCCGGCCCATCACCGGGGCCGCCGATCCGGCACGGGCCGTTGAAACCCTGGTCTCTGAGATACAGCTCACAGCAGGGGCTATGGATGGGGCCTAG
- a CDS encoding ComEA family DNA-binding protein, translating to MTVSRSLGLLAASSLIAGAAVANIDPVNVNEAGIDRLQQLNGVGPATAEAIIQDREENGPFERIDAMTRVNGIGAATLESLRESVTLD from the coding sequence ATGACTGTTTCGCGTTCCCTCGGCCTGCTGGCCGCTTCCAGCCTGATCGCCGGCGCCGCCGTCGCCAACATTGATCCCGTCAACGTCAATGAGGCGGGCATCGACCGTCTTCAGCAGCTCAACGGGGTGGGCCCCGCGACTGCCGAAGCCATCATCCAGGACCGGGAGGAGAACGGGCCTTTCGAGCGCATTGACGCCATGACCCGGGTCAACGGCATCGGCGCGGCCACCCTCGAGAGTCTGCGCGAGTCGGTGACCCTCGACTGA
- the galU gene encoding UTP--glucose-1-phosphate uridylyltransferase GalU, protein MTQRVCKAVFPVAGLGTRFLPATKANPKEMLPVVDKPLIQYAAEEAVRAGIETLIFVNGRNKRSIPDHFDKAYELETELEESGKLERLEAVRNIVPPEVACIYIRQSEALGLGHAVLCAEPVVGDEPFAVILADDLIDDDRNGGCLAQMVERYDEQVASILGVERVPPERTDRYGVVDTEAVSPRLGRLKGIVEKPDPARAPSNLGVVGRYVLDGRIFEKLRATAPGAGGEIQLTDAIAALMQDAPVFTYEFEGTRYDCGDKLGYLQATVEFGVKHPEFGEAFARYLTERDA, encoded by the coding sequence ATGACTCAGCGAGTGTGCAAAGCGGTTTTCCCGGTTGCCGGTCTGGGAACGCGTTTCCTGCCGGCGACCAAGGCCAATCCCAAGGAAATGCTGCCGGTCGTTGATAAGCCACTCATCCAGTACGCCGCCGAAGAGGCGGTGCGGGCCGGTATCGAAACCCTGATTTTCGTGAACGGGCGCAATAAGCGCAGCATTCCGGATCATTTCGACAAGGCCTACGAGCTTGAGACCGAGCTCGAGGAGTCGGGCAAGCTCGAGCGCCTTGAAGCGGTCCGCAACATCGTCCCGCCCGAGGTGGCCTGCATCTATATCCGTCAGTCCGAGGCGCTGGGTCTCGGCCATGCGGTGCTCTGCGCCGAGCCGGTGGTGGGCGACGAGCCGTTCGCCGTCATTCTTGCGGACGATCTGATCGATGATGATCGCAACGGCGGCTGCCTCGCCCAGATGGTGGAGCGCTACGACGAACAGGTCGCGAGTATTCTCGGTGTCGAGCGTGTGCCGCCAGAGCGCACGGACCGCTATGGCGTCGTGGATACCGAGGCGGTATCGCCGCGTCTGGGCCGGTTGAAAGGCATTGTCGAGAAGCCTGACCCGGCGCGGGCGCCTTCCAATCTGGGCGTTGTCGGCCGTTATGTGCTCGATGGCCGTATTTTCGAGAAACTCCGTGCCACCGCGCCCGGTGCGGGTGGCGAGATACAGCTCACCGATGCCATCGCCGCGCTCATGCAGGATGCCCCCGTTTTCACCTATGAGTTCGAGGGCACCCGCTATGACTGCGGGGACAAACTCGGCTATCTGCAGGCCACCGTCGAATTCGGGGTCAAACACCCCGAATTCGGCGAGGCGTTCGCCCGCTATCTGACCGAGCGTGACGCCTGA